The genomic segment GCCCCGGCGAGGAAGTGCAGCTCGGGGACGCCGTCCCCCGCGGTGACCAGGGCCTGGAACATCGGTGACGTGATGCCCGCCGGCCCCTCCAGCCACAGGGTCACCAGCGGATGGTCCTGGAGTCCCGCCCCCACCCCGGGCAGGTCCAGCACCGGCTCCACGCCGAGCCGGCGCAGCTCCGCCGGGTCCCCCACGCCGCTGCGCAGCAGGACGGCCGGGCTGCCGTACGCGCCGGCCGCCAGCACCGTCACCCCGGCCGTGAACTCCCGGCCGTCGGCCAGCCGTACGCCGCGCGCCCGGCCGCCGGAGACGAGGACCCGGTCCACGGCGGCACCGGTGAGCACGGTGAGGTTCGCCCGGCCGCGGGCGGCCGCCAGATGCGTCACCACCGTGCTCTGCCGCACCCCGCCGGCCTCGTTGAGCGGTACCGGACCGGCCCCGAGGGCGTCCGGCGCGTTGTGGTCCTCCACCGGCTTGTGGCCCAGGGTCACCGCCGTCTCCAGGAACGCCCGGCTCAGCCCGGACAGTTCGCGCGGCTCCGGGCGGCGTACGGGAACGGTCTCCGCCACCGCGCGGCGGGCGGGCGCCAGGTCGGCGTGGGACCAGCCGCGGACCGCCCACCGCTCCGCCCAGGCGTCGTGGTCGGCGGGCCGGCCGTGCAGGGCGATGGCGGCGTTGACCGCGGAGCAGCCGCCGAGGATCCGGCCGCGGGGCAGCGGCCGCCCGTCCTCGCCGGTGTATCCCCAGAGATGCGCGGGCCCCCGGAAGACGGGGTCGTCCGGCCCGGCCTCCAGCAGCAGCACCCGGCGGTCCGGGTCCTCGCTCAGCCGGGCCGCCAGCACTCCGCCGGCCGACCCGCCGCCCACGATGATCACGTCGTACATGCGTGTCCCCCTTCCGAACACAGGTGCGCGCAGTGTCCGCCGGGGCCCTGCAGTACCGGTCGAGCCGGACGCGCGCGGGGGCGGCGGCGCCGGTGCACCGGTCCTCCACCGGAGCTGGAGGCGCGGCCGTCAGCATGCGGCCGTGGCCACCCGACCGAGGAGGACGGCATGACGACCGAGACCCGCTATCCGCTGTGGGAGCAGTTCGGCCCGCCGAGTTCTTTCGCCGACCCCGCCCGCACCGCGATCCGGGCCGAGGGCACCAGGGTCCTCTACGCCGACGGGCGGTGGCGCCTCTGCGGCACCAGCGGCCTCTGGAACGTCAACTTCGGCTACAACAACCCGCGGGTGGCCGACGCCATCGGCGAGGCCCTGCGCACCGCCTCCTACCTGCCCACCTTCCGGACCAGCCACCGGCCCGCGGTGGACGCCTCCCGCGCCCTCGTCGCGCTCTGCGGCCCGGAACACTTCGGCCGGGTCATCCACTCGACCTCCGGCAGCGCCGCCAACGACGTCACCATGAAACTCGCCCGCCAGTACGCGGCCCTGCGCGGTGAGCCCGGCCGCCGCCTCGTCGTCGGGCTCCGGGGCAGCTACCACGGCATGACCTACGGCGCCCACGGGCTGACCGGGGAGGACCTCGGCCAGGCCGCCTACTCCGTGGACCGCAGCCTGGTGCGGCACGTCCGCCACGACGACCCGGCCGAACTGGCCGCGCTGCTCGGCGTCGAGGGCGAGCGGGTGGCCGCGGTCGTCGTCGAACCCGTCCTCGGTACGGGCGCCTTCCCGCTGCCGGAGACGATGCTCACGGCCCTGGCCGCCCTGCGGGAGACCTACGGCTTCCTGCTGGTGGCCGACGAGGTCGCCACCGGATTCGGGCGCACCGGGCGGAACTTCGCCTCCGAGGCCTGGCCGGTGCGCCCGGACGTGCTGATCACCTCCAAGGGGCTCACCAACGGCACCTGCGGCGCGGCCGCCGTCCTCGTCAGCCACCAGGTGTGCGAGGAGTTCGAGCGGGCCGACGCGGTGCTGGTGCACGGCGAGACCCAGGCCGCCGCACCCACCACCTGCGCGGCGATCACCGCGTCCATCGGGGAGCTGGAGCGGCTCGACGGCGCCCGGACGCCCCGCGAGACCGGCGAGCGGCTCACCGGCGTCCTGGCCGGGCTCTCCGGCCACCCGCTGGTCACCGGGCACGGCGGCACCGGCTGCTTCCAGGCGCTGCGGCTCGGCACCGACGGGGGCCGACTCCCCTTCCCCGGCGTGCTCCTGACGGTCGCCGCGCTGCGCCGCGCCGGGCTGACCGTGCAACCGGGCCCCGGCTGCGTCCAGCTCATCCCCACCCTCGTCTACGGCGACGAGGACTTCGAGGAGCTGGCGGCCTGCCTGCGCACCGGCCTGGACGAGGCCGCGGACGCGCTGGCCACGGGGCCGCTCGCCGCAGGGCCGGTGGGGGCGGCCCGGTGAACCCCTTCGAGGACACCGGCGGCCGGTACCT from the Streptomyces xinghaiensis S187 genome contains:
- the mpaD gene encoding daptide-type RiPP biosynthesis aminotransferase, with product MTTETRYPLWEQFGPPSSFADPARTAIRAEGTRVLYADGRWRLCGTSGLWNVNFGYNNPRVADAIGEALRTASYLPTFRTSHRPAVDASRALVALCGPEHFGRVIHSTSGSAANDVTMKLARQYAALRGEPGRRLVVGLRGSYHGMTYGAHGLTGEDLGQAAYSVDRSLVRHVRHDDPAELAALLGVEGERVAAVVVEPVLGTGAFPLPETMLTALAALRETYGFLLVADEVATGFGRTGRNFASEAWPVRPDVLITSKGLTNGTCGAAAVLVSHQVCEEFERADAVLVHGETQAAAPTTCAAITASIGELERLDGARTPRETGERLTGVLAGLSGHPLVTGHGGTGCFQALRLGTDGGRLPFPGVLLTVAALRRAGLTVQPGPGCVQLIPTLVYGDEDFEELAACLRTGLDEAADALATGPLAAGPVGAAR
- a CDS encoding GMC family oxidoreductase, with the protein product MYDVIIVGGGSAGGVLAARLSEDPDRRVLLLEAGPDDPVFRGPAHLWGYTGEDGRPLPRGRILGGCSAVNAAIALHGRPADHDAWAERWAVRGWSHADLAPARRAVAETVPVRRPEPRELSGLSRAFLETAVTLGHKPVEDHNAPDALGAGPVPLNEAGGVRQSTVVTHLAAARGRANLTVLTGAAVDRVLVSGGRARGVRLADGREFTAGVTVLAAGAYGSPAVLLRSGVGDPAELRRLGVEPVLDLPGVGAGLQDHPLVTLWLEGPAGITSPMFQALVTAGDGVPELHFLAGAPPPAPGRGEPGPDREPFVVNTGLLRPRSRGRLRLRSAGPADPPLIDLGLLSDPADLPGLRRGVREQLRMIRTGPLAGLVTRAPEGTPHPDADDAVLDRWIRANTGSYHHPVGTCAMGPDPAAGAVVDERCAVHGLEGLRVVDASVFPEVPSVNTNLPVMTAAEHAARRL